Proteins encoded by one window of Nicotiana tabacum cultivar K326 chromosome 10, ASM71507v2, whole genome shotgun sequence:
- the LOC107817168 gene encoding uncharacterized protein LOC107817168 produces MSHSLAAVPLPRFATVLAAAKQPRLRPNPKPQNGKQKITTTNPSVPPATVKKTTSGFNSRSKEPTWQCVQNCGACCKLDKGPNFPTAEEIFDDPSDVELFQSMVGSDGWCIHFEKSTRKCSIYADRPYFCRVEPAIFETLYGIETKKFNKEACSSCIDTIKAIYGSSSKELENYNAAVWSST; encoded by the exons ATGTCTCATTCGCTAGCTGCGGTGCCTCTGCCGCGTTTCGCCACCGTTCTCGCGGCGGCGAAGCAGCCACGACTCAGACCTAACCCTAAACCCCAGAATGGTAAGCAAAAGATAACCACTACCAATCCCAGTGTACCACCGGCTACCGTCAAGAAAACAACGTCAGGCTTTAACAGCAGGAGTAAAGAACCCACGTGGCAGTGCGTGCAGAATTGTGGTGCATGCTGCAAACTTGACAAAGGCCCAAACTTTCCCACTGCCGAAGAAATTTTTGATGACCCTTCTGATGTTGAG TTATTCCAAAGCATGGTGGGTTCTGATGGATGGTGCATACATTTTGAGAAGAGCACAAGAAAATGCTCCATTTATGCAG ATCGTCCATATTTTTGTCGGGTGGAACCAGCCATCTTTGAGACATTGTATGGGATTGAAACGAAAAAGTTCAACAAGGAAGCTTGCAG TTCTTGCATAGACACAATTAAAGCGATATATGGATCAAGCTCAAAAGAGTTGGAGAATTACAATGCTGCAGTATGGAGTTCAACATAG